A region from the Eleginops maclovinus isolate JMC-PN-2008 ecotype Puerto Natales chromosome 17, JC_Emac_rtc_rv5, whole genome shotgun sequence genome encodes:
- the tmem121b gene encoding transmembrane protein 121B, which translates to MISETGNDNLKEDYLKAEASYFPDSPVSSSPEAGQLSRRRDTQTTSGSIIPEESGSIQPLVSSAAAASSIMTSGEFMQTAPLLAHKSKRSLLYKALCFLLLVFQGGILDFYLIIFTDLYWCSWIATDLVVISGWGIFFMKNARSKRERACGFHQKSSIFGCNLGEFTYAYLAWLIYVIACTPKVVLILETSILDLIELKVPCGVTGFKIIMLLSAPLLFCLINSIIEDLNGATRHHSQSCFLSTCLDLLDSFTLVEMLLRSEIPTMYLKYTVISVYFVALAVPVIWLYELTASELRFRWLWARFCASLVVNAPLLVVRCFQVYVYGMPVSVFMFKNIFFLVCRFLELVEQCVAVRGVRKLAGGSNPAQFSHCVSENDMCPHGYVNTLAVTQS; encoded by the coding sequence GTCTCCTCTTCTCCCGAAGCCGGGCAGCTGAGCAGGAGGCGGGACACCCAGACCACCAGCGGCAGCATCATCCCGGAGGAGAGCGGCAGCATCCAGCCTCTGGTCTCCTCAGCCGCGGCCGCTTCCAGCATCATGACATCGGGGGAGTTCATGCAGACCGCTCCCCTGCTGGCGCACAAATCCAAGAGGAGCCTGCTCTACAAGGCGCTGTGCTTCCTCCTGCTCGTCTTCCAGGGCGGCATACTGGACTTCTACCTCATCATCTTCACCGACCTGTACTGGTGCTCATGGATCGCCACGGATCTGGTGGTGATCTCGGGCTGGGGGATTTTCTTCATGAAGAACGCGCGGAGCAAGAGGGAGCGGGCCTGCGGCTTCCACCAGAAGAGCTCCATCTTCGGCTGCAACCTCGGGGAGTTCACATACGCCTACCTGGCCTGGCTCATATATGTCATCGCCTGCACTCCCAAGGTGGTGCTCATCCTGGAGACGTCTATTCTGGACCTGATCGAGCTCAAAGTACCGTGCGGAGTGACCGGGTTCAAGATCATCATGCTGCTGTCCGCGCCGCTGCTCTTCTGCCTCATCAACTCCATCATCGAGGATCTGAACGGGGCTACGCGGCACCACTCCCAGAGCTGCTTCCTGAGCACCTGCCTGGACTTGCTGGACAGCTTCACGCTGGTGGAGATGCTGCTGAGGAGCGAGATTCCCACGATGTACCTAAAGTACACCGTCATCTCGGTGTATTTCGTGGCTCTGGCCGTGCCGGTGATCTGGCTGTACGAGCTCACCGCGTCCGAGCTGCGCTTCCGGTGGCTGTGGGCCCGCTTCTGTGCGAGCCTGGTGGTCAACGCCCCCCTGCTGGTAGTCAGGTGTTTCCAGGTCTACGTCTACGGGATGCCGGTGTCGGTGTTCATGTTCAAAAACATCTTCTTCTTAGTGTGTAGATTTTTGGAGCTGGTGGAGCAGTGTGTGGCGGTGCGCGGGGTTCGGAAGCTGGCTGGAGGCAGCAACCCGGCCCAGTTCTCCCACTGCGTGTCCGAGAACGATATGTGTCCGCACGGATACGTCAACACCCTGGCTGTCACCCAGTCCTAG